The Nostoc sp. 'Lobaria pulmonaria (5183) cyanobiont' DNA window AGATTCAAATCCCGTCGGAATGTACAAACCTACCAGGCTCCGAGGTGGACTGGGGCTATTTCTCTGAACCAGAACCCTACCTCAATAACCGCAAAATCTTTTGTCCCCGTGGCAAAGTCTTGGGCGGCAGCAGTTCGATTAATTTTATGACTTATATTCGAGGCAATTATCTCGATTATAACCACTGGAGGGAATTGGGGAATCCCGGTTGGTCGTACCTTGATATATTGCCCTATTTCAAAAAATCTGAGAACCAACAACGAGGTATTTCCGAATACCACGGTGTAGATGGCGAGTTGAGCGTGACCGATGTCATTTCCCCATCTGCAATATCCCAACGATTTGTAGATGCATGTGTGACAATGGGTTATGACGAAAACCCTGATTTCAACGGAATGCAGCAGTCAGGTGCGGGACCTTTTCAGGTAACTATCAAGGATGGTAAACGACACAGTACTGCTGCTGCATTCCTGGTGCCAATTCTCAAGCGTCCCAATTTGACAACAATGACTGGAGCGTTAGTGACTCGGTTGCTTTTTGAGGGAACTTGCACTGTTGGGGTGGAATATCTGCACGAAAGCATACTGCACCAAGTCAGGGTCAACAAAGAGGTGATTTTAAGTGCTGGCGCGTTCGATTCACCCAAACTGCTGATGCTTTCCGGTATTGGCGATGCAAAGTACCTGCAAGCAATGGGAATTCCGGTCGTTGTTGATTTACCAGGTGTCGGACAAAACCTCCAAGACCACATTTGCGTTCCTGTGCCATACGAGGCAACTCAGGATTTACACAGTAATGGGATCAGTCAAACTGGATTGTTTTTGCATAGCGAGGGTCATCTAGACACTGCGCCAGATTTAGAGATAATCTTCGGTCCCATTTTGAGGGTACCTCCTGGCTATCCCAACTCTGGTTTCGGTTTCACGGGTATAATCGTTTTGACTCATCCCCAAAACATTGGCAGTATCAGTTTGCGTCCTGCCGAAGGCAGCAGCGCTTCGCTATCATCTAATCCCAAAGATACACCAATGATTCATCTGAACTATCTGCAAAGTCAATCCGATGTGCAAAAGCTAGTTGACGGAATTAAATTAATACGCAAATTGTTTCATACTAGTGCCTTTGATGAGTTTCGAGGCAGAGAAGTTGCGCCTGGTGCCGATGTGACTAGCGATGAAGCACTCGTTGCATACATCCGAGAAGTTTGCAGTACTGTGTATCATCCTATCGGCACCTGCAAAATGGGAACTGACCCAATGGCGGTTGTAGACCCCGAACTACAGGTACATGGGGTTAAGGGGTTGCGTGTCGTCGATGCCTCAATTATGCCAACTTTAATCACAGGACATACGAACGCGCCGACAATTATGATCGGCGAAAAAGCAGCCGATTTAATTAAAGCCGCTCTTCGCGTTTCACAGCAAGTAACTTTCAAGAAACACATTGCCTGGGGTGAGAAATAGGAATCTGACTTTTCACGGGATATGGAAAAGACAAAGTGGTTCACGAATATTGGGACTTTGTTGGCGAATTATTTGAACCCAGAGATGAATTAAATTTATCCTTGAGAATTTGTACTCGTAGTGTCACAGTTAATTATCCTATTCGCTTGCACGTCTCAAAAAAGTAAAGTATGGAATGAACGAGAAAAGTATGGAATGAACAAGTAAGCTTTTTCTACCTCCAACAATTTTTTAGATAACTCTACATTATCCCTCCATCGGCGTTCGCCTGACTTATGCCATTACTACGAGAGTTGGCATTAAAGCTGTAGCCCATACTCCACATAGCTTAGAGCTTTTCTTAGTGCCATTCCCCCATGCCCCATGCCCCATGCTCAGAGAAAAAATTAATTTACCAGTTACCAGGATGACAAAAATTATTTTGTATTTACTGATACATTAATGGTTATTTTTAGATTAAGATGTTCACACTTTAGTGGTTATACTGTGGGAAAAAGTTAATTAGCGTGGGGTAATGGGTACTAAGAGTTGTAATTTGTCAGTTGTTGTCCTAATTGCCCCTGTTGCCATTTTCAAAATTCTTTGCAGCAAATCAAGGAGTTGTAGGGGCATATATTTTTATACTTTACATATATATCTGTAGCTAAAAATTGCATAAAATAGCACACTCGCCTACACATTATCAATTCTCGATTGCTTTTCTTGAGAATCTGACAATGGTAATGTTAATTAATTATACGGTTATTCAAAACTTTGATAGTTCGGAATTTCAGGTCAATGGGTATTTATAGATTCAAGCAATGTCGTCAAACTACCCAATTAGTCGGCAACAGGACTTGTGTATTTAATTGTTTGGCTAAAATCTAGATAAGCCGAGTGGAAGGTTGGAGCCATCCAAAAACCAGCTTGGCAACAAGTATCTTTGATCACCAGTCTATTTGATTAAGAAATATCAAGGTTTTGGCAAACGAGATTATATGCCCAATAATTTTTCTACTCAACCTTCTTTGTCTACTCAAACCTCTAGTTCATTATTTACGCTCACAGTTTCCCCTGCAAAAGTAATCCGTGGATCTGGGGTGTTGCAAACAGCCGCAGCAGAGATTGCCTGTTTGGGAAGTCGTCCCTTAATTGTGGCAGGTAAGTCTACTCTCGCCATCAGCCAACAAAATTTACAACCAGTTTTAGAAGCGCAACAGTTACATACTGTCCAAGCTTCTTATGGTGCAGATTGCTGCGAAGCTAGTCTGAAATCTTTACAGAAGAAGGCAAAAGAACATAAAGCTGATGTAATTATCGGTGTTGGTGGCGGCAAAGCCTTAGATACAGCGAAATTAGTCGCGCAGCAGTTACATCTACCAGTGGTGACAATTCCCACTTCCGGGGCTACTTGTGCAGCTTGGAGTGCCTTATCAAATGTTTATTCGGAAGATGGGGCTTTTCTTTATGATGTGGGGCTATCTCGTTGTCCCGATTTATTGATACTCGATTATGACTTGATTAAAACTGCACCACAACGTACCTTAGTAGCTGGAATTGGTGATGCGATCGCTAAGTGGTACGAAGCCTCAGTTAGCAGTGGACACTTGCAAGATACTTTAATTATTGCTGCGGTGCAACAAGCACGAGTTTTGCGAGATATCTTGTTGCAAAAGTCAGCCGCCGCCCTCGATGAACCAGGTTGTGAGGTTTGGCGAGAAGTGGTAGATGCCACTGTTTTATTAGCTGGAGTAGTTGGGGGACTTGGGGGGGCACAGTGTCGCACAGTTGCCGCCCATGCCGTGCATAACGGTTTAACTCATATTTCAGGACATGGCAGTATTCATGGCGAAAAAGTTGCTTTTGGGATTTTGGTGCAACTGCGTTTAGAAGAAATGCTACAAGGCAATCAACTTGCTGCATCGGCACGGCAACAGTTGTTAAAGTTCTACACAGAAATTGGACTACCCCAAAAATTAAGTGATTTGGGATTGGGCAATATTACATTAGGCGAATTGCAAACAGCCGCTGAAATTGCTCTAGTTCCTAATTCTGACATCCATCGACTACCGTTTAAAGTCGCGTTGGAACAGCTGATGGCAGCAATGGTTTCTACCACTGCACCGATAGATAGTAAAGACACTACAAATCGAGTTTCGCCCAAGGGAATGAGTGACGAGGTTTTATGAGTTTAAATTGGATTGTCCCAGCAGAACGTATACAAAAATTACCACCTTATGTATTTGCCCGTTTAGATGAACTGAAAGCTAAAGCACGGGAACAAGGGTTAGATTTAATTGACTTGGGTATGGGAAACCCCGATGGTGCAACGCCAGCACCAGTAGTAGAAGCGGCGATCGCAGCTTTAAAAGATCCTGCCAATCACGGTTATCCACCCTTTGAGGGCACAGCTAGTTTCCGCCGTGCCATCACCAACTGGTATCATCGCCGTTATGATGTGGTTCTCGATCCTGATAGCGAAGCCTTGCCACTTCTCGGTTCTAAAGAAGGATTAACCCATTTAGCACTCGCTTACGTTAACCCTGGTGATTTAGTTCTGGTTCCTTCCCCTGCTTATCCGGCACATTTTCGCGGCCCGGCGATCGCTGGTGGGAAAATCCACAGCTTGATTCTTAAACCCGAAAATGACTGGTTAATTGATTTAGCTGCGATTCCTGACGAGGTTGCTAGACAAGCCAAGATACTCTATTTCAACTATCCCAGCAATCCTACCGCCGCTACCGCCCCCCGCGAATTTTTTGAAGAAATCGTCGCCTTCGCCCGCAAATATGAAATTTTGCTGGTGCATGATTTGTGTTATGCCGAGTTAGCTTTTGATGGTTATCAACCCACTAGCTTGCTAGAAATTCCCGGCGCAAAAGATATTGGTGTGGAATTTCACACCTTATCTAAAACCTACAATATGGCTGGTTGGCGCGTTGGGTTTGTCGTGGGCAACCGCCATGTAATTCAAGGTTTGCGGACGTTGAAAACTAACTTGGATTACGGCATTTTTGCCGCATTACAAACAGCAGCCGAAACAGCTTTGCAACTGCCAGATGTGTATTTACATGAGGTACAACAACGCTACCGTACCCGCCGCGATTTCCTCATTCACGGGTTAGGAGAGTTGGGTTGGGATATCCCTAAAACTAAGGCGACTATGTATCTTTGGGTGAAGTGTCCCGTTGATGTTGGTTCCACAGATTTTGCCCTGAACGTGTTGCAACAAACAGGCGTTGTGGTTACTCCAGGTAATGCCTTTGGGGTTGCAGGTGAGGGTTATGTCAGGATCAGTTTGATTGCAGACTGCGATCGCTTGGGTGAAGTTTTACATCGCTTCAAGCAAGCTGGCATCCGCTATCAGCCTGAAGCTGTAGTCCCTGCTTCAGAGGCGATCGCCGATCTCGTTAGTTGATTATAGAAAGGAAAACCAATATTAGATGACTAAAATTTTTGCTGATGATCTTTGAGATCGTGTAAAAAATAGGTGAATCAGTTTTAAATTTCTCTTCTTTACTATTGGTATCCAGGTACTGTGGCGAGGCTGGTTAAAATTGCACGGCCTCTGATGAGGGTTGGCAAGCTTGCAAAAGAGACTTAACGGGAAAAGTCAGAATCTTAAATCCAATATCTAATTTTTTTGCTATGGTAATCCCAAAGGAATTGTTAAGTGCTTACAAGATGTAAATTATGTGATTAACTACTTATTGAGTATATTTATACAAGTACATAAAAGTATTTTACAGATAAAATACATCTTTATTGTTACTTAGTGGGTTGAGTAATACGCATTTCAATATCTGACAATGTTTGTAGCAATAAACGATTTGCCTGCAATTTCCAACCCCAATTCTGAATTCTGTAAGCTAATACAGTTCCAACTACAGACGCTAACAAGCCTATGGGTTGATTTAAAGAAATTCCTAGTAACAAACCCAATCCAGCAATTCCCCAAAATGGTAAGGCTACTGCTTGTCTTTGTTCTTCTATCACTTGGGTAATTATATTAGATTTCATCGTAGCAAGTAATGCCTCTTTGACTTGCTGCTGTTCTGTTAGCGACATTGTTAAACTTATTTTACGGCGTAGTTTTTCTATTTTGCGGGCATCAGTGCTGTATTCAGTTAGTTCATCTTCTGCCATTTTTAGGAGTCGTTCTAGCTGCGCCATCATGTATTACATCCGGTATTTTGATCGAGTTATTAAACTGAATAATTATTAATTGTTCTTGCTGATAATTTTGTATTTCATCGCCAAATATCAAGCTACGCATAGTAGCAGTTATGCACTTACAAGTTGAGTATAAACTTAAAAGGTAATATTTATGACTTTAGTATCTAAAAGCACTTTGTCTCTATTTGCCCAAGAACGATCGCTTATTCTTTGGTTTGATGAAATTGGTATTGCTGATATACCAGTAGTTGGTGGTAAAAATGCCTCACTAGGGGAAATGATTCAACAGTTAACACCCAAAGGCATTAACGTTCCCACAGGATTTGCTACTACTGCTTACGCTTATCGTCATTTCATTCAATCAGCAGGGTTAGAAGCAAAACTACGTAAACTTTTTGCTGACTTGGATGTTGAAGATGTCAAAAATTTACGAGAACGCGGAAAAAAAGCGCGATCGCTATTAATCCACACACCATTTTCTCTAGAATTGCGCGAGGCGATCGGCACAGCATACCATAGTCTCTGTGAACAATACCATACAGACACAGATGTGGCAGTCCGTTCCAGCGCCACTGCTGAAGACCTTCCTGATGCTAGTTTTGCTGGACAGCAGGAAACTTACCTCAATGTTGTCGGTGTCGAAGGAGTTTTAGCAGCTTGTCATAAATGCTTTGCTTCTCTATTTACGGATCGCGCTATTTCTTATCGTCATGCCAAGGGGTTTGACCACTTTAGCATTGCTCTAGCTGTGGGTGTGCAAAAAATGGTGCGCTCTGACTTAGCAACCTCTGGGGTGATGTTCTCCATTGATACAGAAACCGGCTTTAAGGATGCGGCACTAATTACAGCCGCCTATGGTTTAGGTGAAAATGTTGTCCAGGGGTCTGTAAATCCCGATGAATATTATGTTTTTAAACCAACTTTAAAAGCTGGTTTTTGCCCAATTATCGATAAAAAATTGGGCAGCAAAGAACTGAAAATGATTTATGATGACGGCTCAAAATTTACGAAAAATGTTTCGGTTTCGCCCAGCGAAAGAGGTAAATTCGCTCTGAGTGATGAAGAGATTTTACAACTAGCAAGTTGGGCATGTTTAATTGAAGACCATTATTCCCAAGTCCACGACATTTTCACTCCAATGGATATCGAGTGGGCAAAAGATGGGATTACGAACCAACTTTTTATTGTGCAAGCGCGCCCCGAAACCGTTCAGTCACAGAAGACGGGAAATGTGTTGCGAAGTTATCGGTTGGTATTGGGAAATAGAGAATGGGGAATCGGGAATGGGGAAAATTCCCACTCCTCACTCCCTGATTCCCAATCCCCAATCCCTCTGGTTACGGGACGTGCGATTGGGGAAGCAATTGGTCAGGGAAAAGCACGCCTAATTTTAGATGTTCAGAAACTAGAACAGTTTCAAGTTGGGGAAGTTTTGGTGACAGAGAGAACCGATCCCGATTGGGAACCAATTATGAAACGTGCCAGTGCAATTGTCACCAATTCTGGGGGGCGCACGTGTCATGCAGCAATTATTGCGCGAGAATTGGGTGTACCTGCGATTGTGGGATGCGGCAATGCTACAGAAATTTTAAAACCTGGTCAAGAGGTAACAATTTCTTGCGCTGAAGGGGAAGAGGGAAAAGTTTATCCAGGTTTATTACCTTTTGAAGTGGAAGAAGTTCCTTTAGAAAACTTACCCCGCACCCGCACTCAAATTTTAATGAATGTAGGTAATCCTCAAGAAGCATTAAGTTTATCTGCAATTCCCAACGATGGCGTAGGTTTAGCGCGGACAGAATTTATCATCGCTAACCAAATTCAAATTCATCCAATGGCGTTAATTCACTATGACTTATTAAAAGATGAATTTGTGAAAGCTAAAATTGCAGATATTACCGCACTTTACGAGGATAAACCCCAGTATTTTGTAGATAAATTAGCCCAAGGTATAGGTAGAATTGCGGCGGCATTTTATCCCAAACCAGTGATTGTGCGAATGTCAGATTTCAAAAGTAATGAATATGCCAATTTATTAGGTGGGCGACAGTTTGAACCCCATGAAGAAAACCCAATGCTCGGTTGGCGGGGGGCGGCGCGTTACTATGATGAAGGTTACAGAGAAGCTTTTGCCCTAGAATGTCATGCCATCAAGCGGGTAAGGGAAGAAATGGGTTTGACAAATGTTATCCCGATGATTCCCTTTTGTCGCACTCCCGACGAAGGGCGTTTGGTTTTGGCAGAGATGGCAAAAAATGGTTTAAAGCAAGGTGTTAACGACTTGCAGGTTTATGTAATGTGCGAGTTGCCGAATAATGTGATTATGGCTGAGGAGTTTGCTGAGGTATTTGACGGCTTCTCAATTGGTTCCAACGACCTAACTCAGTTGACACTGGGGATAGATAGAGATTCGGCGTTAGTGGCGCGGTTATTTGATGAACGCAGTCAGGGTGTAAAGCGAATGGTAAAAATGGCGATAGAAGCGGCGAAAAAATGCGATCGCAAAATCGGCATTTGTGGGCAAGCACCCAGCGACTATCCAGAATTTGCCCAGTTTTTAGTTGAACAAGGAATTGACTCGATTAGCCTGAATCCAGATTCGGTTTTAAAGACAATGCTGGAAGTGGCAAAAGTCGAGGGTAGTAATTCGTAATTCGTAATACGAGTAATGTATGCCAGCTAGAGATTGCTACCACGAGAACTTGAAGAATGCGCTGATAAAGATGCCTGGACGATTACCGACAATCCTTTTCATCTATTGAACACACGAAAATTCCTTACTCTTACGGTGATATTCAGCATGAAACTATTTTTGATCAAGAACAGGATCGATATTTGGTGATGATTCTTGGTCGAGAACCAGTCCCAGAACTCTCTCCAACTGCAACACGTCGTGTTCACGGCTGTCTGATTCACATTGATATTATTGATGGCAAAATTTGGATTCAACGTGATGGCAGTGAAGAGGGGGTAGCAACAGAATTAGTAAAGGCAGGTATCACAAAGGATCGGATTGTGTTAGGGTTCCGATCTGAAGAACTGCGGAAAGATTCAGAATTTGCGTAGTTTACCGCCGCAGGCATCGCATAACCAACGGTAGTTGAACTTCTGGATAACTGCCCATAGCATAGCGATCGCCATATTTTGTTTGTGTAATTGTCTACAAAACTTTTGACTTATCAACCATAAGTATCTTAGTATTTTGCAGAATGGCGATTTAGTTTAATAACTAATGAATAAAAAGTGGTTCCGAATTGGGATGGTGAGTGTATTTCTTTTCTCACTTGCCTTACGGTTTTGGGGACTGGAGCGATTCAACACTCTGGTATTTGATGAAGTTTACTTTGCTAAATTTGGTAATAATTATCTTACGCATACGCCATTTTTTAATGCTCATCCGCCGCTGAGTCAATATATTATTGGCATCGGCATTTGGATTGGCAGTCACATTCCTTTTTGGCACGATACGGTAAATGGGCTGACAGGTTCATTGCGATCGCCTTGGACTTATCGTTGGTTAAATGCCCTCACCGGCTCATTTATTCCTGTAGTTGTGGCTGCGATCGCTTATCAGTTAAGTTATCGTCGTACCTTTGCAATACTTGCAGGATTATTCACAGCTTGTGATGGTATTTTTTTAGTTGAGTCTCGGTATGCTCTAAGTAATATTTATATCGTCATTTTTGGTTTGTTAGGGCACTGGTTTTTATTATTGGCATTAGATAACCAAAATCGGCGACGTTCTTTTTGGTTAGTTTTTGCTGGCATTGGTTTTGGTGCCTCAGTCGGTACTAAGTGGAATGGTTTATGGTTCCTATCAGGTGCTTATCTGATTTGGGTAGCAGCTTGGGTAATTCATTTAACATATTCTTTTCCTAACCTCAAACTCTTTTTTACATCCTCTTCATTGAAGGAGGCAGGAGGCAGGAGGCAGGAGGCAGAAGTCAGGAGTCAGGAGGCAGAAATCAGGAGTCAGGAGTCAGGGATTAGTACTTATTCTCCCTCATCCCCCTCATCTCAGACACCACTACAAAACTTGACTCAGCTCAATATTTTTCAGATGCTGTTTTATCTAGGAATTATCCCAGCTTTTATCTATAGCATCATCTGGATTCCTCACCTTCAAC harbors:
- a CDS encoding GMC family oxidoreductase, with product MVIKNQYDYIVIGAGSAGCVVANRLTEEPETTVLLLEAGKEDTKPEIQIPSECTNLPGSEVDWGYFSEPEPYLNNRKIFCPRGKVLGGSSSINFMTYIRGNYLDYNHWRELGNPGWSYLDILPYFKKSENQQRGISEYHGVDGELSVTDVISPSAISQRFVDACVTMGYDENPDFNGMQQSGAGPFQVTIKDGKRHSTAAAFLVPILKRPNLTTMTGALVTRLLFEGTCTVGVEYLHESILHQVRVNKEVILSAGAFDSPKLLMLSGIGDAKYLQAMGIPVVVDLPGVGQNLQDHICVPVPYEATQDLHSNGISQTGLFLHSEGHLDTAPDLEIIFGPILRVPPGYPNSGFGFTGIIVLTHPQNIGSISLRPAEGSSASLSSNPKDTPMIHLNYLQSQSDVQKLVDGIKLIRKLFHTSAFDEFRGREVAPGADVTSDEALVAYIREVCSTVYHPIGTCKMGTDPMAVVDPELQVHGVKGLRVVDASIMPTLITGHTNAPTIMIGEKAADLIKAALRVSQQVTFKKHIAWGEK
- a CDS encoding iron-containing alcohol dehydrogenase family protein, with translation MPNNFSTQPSLSTQTSSSLFTLTVSPAKVIRGSGVLQTAAAEIACLGSRPLIVAGKSTLAISQQNLQPVLEAQQLHTVQASYGADCCEASLKSLQKKAKEHKADVIIGVGGGKALDTAKLVAQQLHLPVVTIPTSGATCAAWSALSNVYSEDGAFLYDVGLSRCPDLLILDYDLIKTAPQRTLVAGIGDAIAKWYEASVSSGHLQDTLIIAAVQQARVLRDILLQKSAAALDEPGCEVWREVVDATVLLAGVVGGLGGAQCRTVAAHAVHNGLTHISGHGSIHGEKVAFGILVQLRLEEMLQGNQLAASARQQLLKFYTEIGLPQKLSDLGLGNITLGELQTAAEIALVPNSDIHRLPFKVALEQLMAAMVSTTAPIDSKDTTNRVSPKGMSDEVL
- a CDS encoding dolichyl-phosphate-mannose--protein mannosyltransferase, encoding MNKKWFRIGMVSVFLFSLALRFWGLERFNTLVFDEVYFAKFGNNYLTHTPFFNAHPPLSQYIIGIGIWIGSHIPFWHDTVNGLTGSLRSPWTYRWLNALTGSFIPVVVAAIAYQLSYRRTFAILAGLFTACDGIFLVESRYALSNIYIVIFGLLGHWFLLLALDNQNRRRSFWLVFAGIGFGASVGTKWNGLWFLSGAYLIWVAAWVIHLTYSFPNLKLFFTSSSLKEAGGRRQEAEVRSQEAEIRSQESGISTYSPSSPSSQTPLQNLTQLNIFQMLFYLGIIPAFIYSIIWIPHLQLDKTYGFIAVHQQILKFHLHLGGNSPNVHPYCAAWYKWPLMTRPMAYYYQTAERITDPLPVMDPPLPASAGKVIYDVHAMGNPFLWWFGVAAMLFLVGMLVSQIVIPWVKEKRFSLKATPNVDTWIALYIVINYAANLLPWVKVNRCVFIYHYMCALVFVFLAIAWFVDRCLCSYYQQLRALGVTITFIILAAFIFWMPIYLGLPLSRDGYKLRMWFNSWI
- the ppsA gene encoding phosphoenolpyruvate synthase, encoding MTLVSKSTLSLFAQERSLILWFDEIGIADIPVVGGKNASLGEMIQQLTPKGINVPTGFATTAYAYRHFIQSAGLEAKLRKLFADLDVEDVKNLRERGKKARSLLIHTPFSLELREAIGTAYHSLCEQYHTDTDVAVRSSATAEDLPDASFAGQQETYLNVVGVEGVLAACHKCFASLFTDRAISYRHAKGFDHFSIALAVGVQKMVRSDLATSGVMFSIDTETGFKDAALITAAYGLGENVVQGSVNPDEYYVFKPTLKAGFCPIIDKKLGSKELKMIYDDGSKFTKNVSVSPSERGKFALSDEEILQLASWACLIEDHYSQVHDIFTPMDIEWAKDGITNQLFIVQARPETVQSQKTGNVLRSYRLVLGNREWGIGNGENSHSSLPDSQSPIPLVTGRAIGEAIGQGKARLILDVQKLEQFQVGEVLVTERTDPDWEPIMKRASAIVTNSGGRTCHAAIIARELGVPAIVGCGNATEILKPGQEVTISCAEGEEGKVYPGLLPFEVEEVPLENLPRTRTQILMNVGNPQEALSLSAIPNDGVGLARTEFIIANQIQIHPMALIHYDLLKDEFVKAKIADITALYEDKPQYFVDKLAQGIGRIAAAFYPKPVIVRMSDFKSNEYANLLGGRQFEPHEENPMLGWRGAARYYDEGYREAFALECHAIKRVREEMGLTNVIPMIPFCRTPDEGRLVLAEMAKNGLKQGVNDLQVYVMCELPNNVIMAEEFAEVFDGFSIGSNDLTQLTLGIDRDSALVARLFDERSQGVKRMVKMAIEAAKKCDRKIGICGQAPSDYPEFAQFLVEQGIDSISLNPDSVLKTMLEVAKVEGSNS
- a CDS encoding aspartate aminotransferase, whose translation is MSLNWIVPAERIQKLPPYVFARLDELKAKAREQGLDLIDLGMGNPDGATPAPVVEAAIAALKDPANHGYPPFEGTASFRRAITNWYHRRYDVVLDPDSEALPLLGSKEGLTHLALAYVNPGDLVLVPSPAYPAHFRGPAIAGGKIHSLILKPENDWLIDLAAIPDEVARQAKILYFNYPSNPTAATAPREFFEEIVAFARKYEILLVHDLCYAELAFDGYQPTSLLEIPGAKDIGVEFHTLSKTYNMAGWRVGFVVGNRHVIQGLRTLKTNLDYGIFAALQTAAETALQLPDVYLHEVQQRYRTRRDFLIHGLGELGWDIPKTKATMYLWVKCPVDVGSTDFALNVLQQTGVVVTPGNAFGVAGEGYVRISLIADCDRLGEVLHRFKQAGIRYQPEAVVPASEAIADLVS
- a CDS encoding XisI protein, with amino-acid sequence MDDYRQSFSSIEHTKIPYSYGDIQHETIFDQEQDRYLVMILGREPVPELSPTATRRVHGCLIHIDIIDGKIWIQRDGSEEGVATELVKAGITKDRIVLGFRSEELRKDSEFA